From one Agathobaculum sp. NTUH-O15-33 genomic stretch:
- the recG gene encoding ATP-dependent DNA helicase RecG, with protein MGPKKAGLFQKLHIRTLRDALLTYPRDYEDRTKITPISGVTAEDKYCVRAVVGTAPAFRRIRRGLDLTKLTVFDETGTLNITYFNNKYAAATLREGQEYLFCGRVTGTGRARTMVSPAADPVPASGESPGRIVPIYPLSSGISQRDMLHVTEAALAAVAGDWPDPLPQLLRAKYRLIDSADALAAIHRPKTQQDVEDARRRMIFEELFLLCCGLQQLKERRRADNGIPFGADGLRAFLSALPFAPTGAQRRAIDEIAADCASGRPMNRLLQGDVGSGKTLVAAALCALAAANGYQAAFMAPTEILAAQHAETLVKMLAPLNITVTLLTGSMGAAQKRQALSRIESGQAQVVIGTHALIQQSVTFHRLGAVIADEQHRFGVAQRAALAAKGQTPHTLVMSATPIPRTLALIMYGDLDVSVLDELPPGRTPIETYAVGEHMRARITKFIDKQIAEGGQAYVVCPLVEEGETNLKSAEQHARDLQKALPHRRVAVLHGRMKNADKDQTMRDFAAGAYDILVATTVIEVGVDVPNANLMVVEDADRFGLSQLHQLRGRVGRGTRQSYCVFFGADKGQPARERLKILCQTADGFEIARSDLALRGPGDFFGRRQHGLPALHVADLAGDLTLMQHAREEAEALLAEDPALAAYPLLRDRVEHMFAASEDEAFN; from the coding sequence TTGGGCCCAAAAAAGGCCGGTCTGTTTCAAAAACTGCATATCCGCACGCTGCGCGACGCGCTGCTGACCTATCCGCGAGATTATGAGGACCGCACCAAAATCACCCCGATTTCCGGCGTCACGGCGGAGGACAAGTACTGTGTGCGCGCCGTCGTGGGCACCGCGCCCGCGTTTCGCCGCATTCGCCGTGGGCTCGACCTAACCAAGCTGACCGTGTTCGATGAAACGGGTACGCTTAACATTACCTATTTTAACAATAAATATGCCGCCGCCACGCTGCGGGAGGGTCAGGAGTACCTCTTTTGCGGCCGGGTGACGGGTACTGGCCGCGCGCGTACCATGGTATCGCCCGCGGCCGATCCTGTGCCTGCCTCGGGCGAGTCGCCGGGCCGTATCGTGCCCATTTATCCGCTTTCCTCCGGCATATCCCAGCGCGATATGCTGCATGTGACCGAGGCGGCGCTCGCCGCCGTCGCGGGCGATTGGCCCGATCCACTGCCCCAGCTGCTTCGCGCCAAGTACCGGCTGATCGACTCAGCCGACGCGCTCGCCGCTATCCACCGCCCTAAAACGCAGCAGGATGTGGAGGACGCGCGCCGCCGCATGATCTTTGAAGAGCTGTTTTTGCTCTGCTGCGGCTTGCAGCAGCTAAAAGAACGCCGCCGCGCGGACAACGGCATCCCCTTTGGCGCGGACGGACTGCGCGCGTTCCTCTCCGCCCTGCCCTTTGCGCCGACCGGCGCGCAGCGCCGCGCGATCGACGAGATCGCCGCGGACTGCGCCTCCGGCCGCCCGATGAACCGTCTCTTGCAGGGCGATGTCGGCTCCGGCAAAACGCTGGTGGCCGCCGCGCTGTGCGCGCTGGCCGCCGCAAACGGATATCAAGCCGCTTTTATGGCGCCGACCGAGATCTTGGCCGCCCAGCACGCGGAAACGCTCGTTAAAATGCTTGCCCCACTGAATATCACGGTTACCCTGCTGACCGGTTCCATGGGCGCGGCGCAAAAGCGGCAGGCGCTTTCCCGTATCGAAAGCGGTCAGGCGCAGGTCGTGATCGGCACGCACGCCCTCATCCAGCAGAGCGTCACCTTCCACAGGCTCGGCGCGGTCATCGCGGACGAACAGCACCGGTTCGGCGTGGCGCAGCGCGCGGCCCTCGCGGCCAAGGGGCAAACGCCGCACACGCTGGTCATGTCGGCCACGCCCATCCCGCGCACGCTCGCCCTGATCATGTACGGCGATCTGGACGTTTCCGTGCTGGACGAGCTGCCGCCCGGCCGTACGCCTATTGAGACCTACGCCGTGGGCGAGCACATGCGCGCCCGCATCACCAAATTCATCGATAAGCAGATCGCCGAAGGCGGGCAAGCCTATGTGGTGTGCCCCCTTGTAGAGGAAGGCGAGACCAACCTGAAAAGCGCGGAGCAGCACGCGCGCGACCTGCAAAAGGCCCTGCCCCACCGCCGCGTCGCCGTGCTGCACGGCCGTATGAAAAACGCGGACAAAGATCAAACCATGCGTGATTTTGCCGCCGGGGCATACGATATTCTGGTCGCCACCACGGTGATCGAGGTCGGCGTGGACGTGCCGAACGCCAACCTGATGGTGGTGGAGGACGCGGACCGCTTCGGCCTTTCCCAGCTGCACCAGCTGCGCGGCCGCGTCGGACGCGGCACGCGGCAAAGCTACTGCGTCTTTTTCGGCGCGGACAAGGGGCAACCCGCGCGCGAGCGCCTGAAGATTCTGTGCCAAACCGCCGACGGGTTTGAAATTGCCCGATCCGACCTTGCGCTGCGCGGGCCGGGCGACTTTTTCGGCCGCCGCCAGCACGGCCTGCCCGCGCTGCACGTGGCCGACCTCGCGGGCGATCTAACGCTGATGCAGCACGCGCGCGAGGAAGCCGAGGCCCTGCTTGCGGAAGACCCCGCGCTTGCCGCCTATCCCCTGCTGCGCGACCGTGTCGAGCACATGTTCGCCGCGAGCGAGGACGAAGCGTTTAACTAG
- the lexA gene encoding transcriptional repressor LexA — translation MMKKISAKQQRILDFISEFSLEHGYPPSVREICSEMDLHSPSTVHAHLKKLREAGYLESDDRKSRALSPTGGPSMVPRVPILGRVTAGAPILAVEENIGFVPFEPAAAGGQYYALRIRGESMIGAGILDGDLVIVRQDAVARNGDIVIALLEDEATCKTLSITPDGVWLLPENPAYSPIDGNGCQILGVVKAVYREY, via the coding sequence ATGATGAAGAAAATATCCGCCAAACAGCAAAGGATCCTTGATTTTATCAGCGAATTTTCGCTGGAGCACGGCTACCCGCCCTCGGTGCGCGAAATCTGCTCCGAAATGGATCTGCACTCGCCCTCCACCGTGCACGCCCATTTAAAAAAGCTGCGCGAAGCGGGCTACCTTGAATCCGACGACCGCAAATCCCGCGCGCTATCTCCCACGGGCGGGCCTTCCATGGTGCCGCGCGTGCCCATTCTGGGCCGCGTCACCGCCGGCGCGCCTATTTTAGCCGTGGAGGAAAACATCGGCTTTGTACCGTTCGAGCCCGCCGCGGCGGGCGGCCAATATTACGCGCTGCGCATCCGCGGCGAATCCATGATCGGCGCGGGTATTCTGGACGGCGACCTTGTCATCGTCCGTCAGGACGCGGTCGCGCGAAACGGCGACATCGTCATCGCCCTGTTGGAGGATGAAGCGACCTGTAAAACGCTTTCCATCACGCCGGACGGCGTATGGCTGCTGCCCGAAAACCCCGCCTATTCGCCGATCGACGGCAACGGCTGCCAAATCCTTGGCGTCGTCAAGGCGGTTTACCGGGAATACTAA
- a CDS encoding Asp23/Gls24 family envelope stress response protein encodes MTIKTDLGYIEITNEVLAGIAGFAASSCFGVKGMTMRSVTDGLAHLLRLENQSRGVRVAEAPDGGVGIDLHIAVEHGVNIATVCRSIIGEVRYHVERLTGVDVKNVDIYVESIKAD; translated from the coding sequence ATGACCATTAAGACCGATCTCGGATATATCGAAATCACAAACGAGGTGCTGGCCGGCATCGCCGGCTTCGCGGCGTCCAGCTGCTTCGGCGTCAAGGGCATGACCATGCGCTCGGTGACCGATGGGCTGGCCCATCTGCTCCGGCTGGAAAACCAGTCGCGCGGGGTGCGTGTCGCGGAAGCGCCGGACGGCGGCGTGGGTATCGATCTGCATATCGCGGTCGAACACGGCGTCAATATCGCTACGGTGTGCCGCTCTATCATCGGCGAGGTGCGCTATCATGTGGAACGCCTGACCGGCGTGGACGTAAAAAACGTCGATATCTATGTCGAAAGCATCAAAGCCGATTAA
- a CDS encoding DAK2 domain-containing protein — protein MSDKKITGELFCSMVTEGALAIAEKKEQVNELNVFPVPDGDTGTNMSLTMASAMEAVAKLSAPTLGKAAETTASALLRGARGNSGVILSLLFRGVAKRLHDLNEADGCDFALALREGVEAAYKAVMKPAEGTILTVSRVAAQFAVEQCQAEADLPAEKVFEAVLERGKTALEETVHQNPVLEKAGVVDAGGFGLLTIWEGMFDALRGIHKERQTAAPTKAAADFGAISEQDITFTYCTEFIAERRDKARNVGRMRSILSELGDSLVVVEDEEIVKVHVHTDQPNKALEEGLKFGPLLTVKIENMREQHTAKVIEGTADAPKERVIVPPEKKYGFVAIAAGDGLKAVFSDLGVDVVVQGGQTMNPSTDDIIHAVDAVPAEIVFVLPNNKNIIMAAEQAVHLAEGKKIVVVPTKTIPQGISAMLAVDTEGEEGAIVAAMQEAAHHVHSGQVTYAARDSEFDGKRIKQGEYLSLCEGKLCASGKESSVVKKLVRELVEENSAFATVIYGEGVSEEAAMEVEALLRKENKGLEISVINGGQPVYYYILSVE, from the coding sequence ATGTCAGATAAAAAAATCACGGGCGAGCTATTTTGCAGCATGGTGACCGAAGGCGCGCTCGCAATCGCCGAAAAGAAGGAGCAGGTCAACGAGCTGAACGTGTTCCCCGTGCCGGACGGCGATACGGGCACCAACATGTCGCTGACCATGGCCTCCGCGATGGAGGCGGTGGCAAAGCTGTCCGCGCCCACGCTCGGCAAGGCGGCGGAAACGACCGCCTCCGCGCTGCTGCGTGGCGCGCGCGGCAATTCGGGCGTTATTCTTTCGCTTTTATTCCGCGGCGTGGCAAAGCGCCTGCACGACCTGAACGAGGCGGACGGCTGCGATTTTGCCCTTGCCCTGCGCGAGGGTGTGGAGGCCGCCTATAAAGCCGTGATGAAACCGGCGGAGGGCACCATCCTCACCGTGTCCCGCGTCGCGGCGCAGTTTGCGGTAGAGCAGTGTCAGGCCGAAGCCGACCTGCCTGCGGAAAAGGTGTTTGAGGCCGTACTCGAACGCGGCAAGACCGCGCTCGAAGAGACCGTGCACCAAAACCCCGTTCTCGAAAAGGCCGGCGTGGTGGACGCGGGCGGCTTTGGCCTGCTCACCATTTGGGAAGGCATGTTCGACGCGCTGCGCGGCATCCATAAGGAACGCCAGACCGCCGCGCCGACCAAGGCCGCCGCGGATTTCGGCGCGATTTCGGAACAGGATATCACGTTCACCTATTGCACCGAGTTTATCGCGGAGCGCCGCGACAAGGCGCGCAACGTTGGCCGCATGCGCTCCATCCTGAGCGAGCTGGGCGACAGTCTGGTCGTCGTGGAGGACGAGGAGATCGTCAAGGTGCACGTCCACACCGACCAGCCGAACAAGGCGCTGGAGGAAGGCCTGAAATTCGGCCCGCTCCTCACCGTGAAGATCGAAAACATGCGCGAGCAGCACACCGCCAAGGTGATTGAGGGCACGGCGGACGCGCCCAAGGAGCGCGTCATCGTGCCGCCTGAAAAGAAATACGGCTTTGTGGCCATCGCCGCGGGCGACGGGCTGAAGGCTGTATTCAGCGATCTTGGCGTGGACGTCGTCGTGCAGGGCGGACAAACCATGAACCCCTCGACGGACGATATCATCCACGCGGTGGACGCGGTGCCGGCTGAGATCGTGTTCGTGCTGCCGAACAATAAAAACATCATCATGGCGGCCGAACAGGCCGTGCATCTGGCGGAGGGCAAAAAGATCGTCGTCGTGCCGACCAAGACCATCCCGCAGGGGATTTCGGCCATGCTCGCCGTCGATACCGAGGGCGAGGAGGGCGCGATCGTCGCCGCCATGCAGGAGGCCGCGCACCATGTGCACAGCGGTCAGGTCACCTATGCCGCGCGCGATTCCGAGTTTGACGGTAAACGCATCAAGCAGGGCGAATACCTTTCTCTGTGCGAGGGCAAGCTGTGCGCTTCCGGCAAGGAAAGCTCGGTGGTGAAAAAGCTCGTGCGCGAGCTTGTCGAGGAAAACAGCGCGTTTGCCACCGTTATTTATGGCGAAGGCGTGAGCGAAGAGGCGGCGATGGAGGTGGAAGCCCTGCTCCGCAAGGAGAACAAGGGGCTGGAGATCTCGGTCATCAACGGCGGACAGCCGGTGTACTACTATATCCTTTCCGTGGAATAA
- the pth gene encoding aminoacyl-tRNA hydrolase, whose protein sequence is MSIFDIFAKIERDRETQRTQPIEWLVVGLGNPGAKYEGTRHNAGFRALDGYSKKSGQKIDRMKFKALVGEGALGGKRVLFVKPQTFMNLSGEAVRDAAAFYQVPPERVIVLSDDVSLDVGTLRIRPKGSAGGQNGLKNIIYHLKSEEFPRVKIGVGHKPHPEYDLADWVLSRFGAEEQKAIDKACADAVEAAACIIAEGCPAAAQKFNGKRM, encoded by the coding sequence ATGTCGATATTTGATATCTTTGCAAAAATAGAGCGCGACCGGGAAACGCAGCGGACGCAGCCGATCGAGTGGCTGGTCGTCGGTCTGGGCAATCCCGGCGCCAAGTACGAGGGCACGCGGCACAACGCGGGCTTCCGCGCGCTCGACGGTTACAGCAAAAAGTCCGGCCAGAAGATCGACCGGATGAAGTTTAAGGCCCTCGTGGGCGAGGGCGCGCTCGGCGGCAAACGGGTGCTGTTCGTCAAGCCGCAGACCTTTATGAACCTTTCCGGCGAGGCCGTGCGGGATGCCGCCGCGTTTTATCAGGTGCCGCCCGAGCGCGTGATCGTCCTTTCGGATGATGTTTCGCTCGATGTAGGCACGCTGCGCATCCGGCCCAAGGGCTCCGCGGGCGGGCAAAACGGGCTGAAAAACATCATTTACCACCTGAAAAGCGAGGAGTTTCCCCGCGTCAAGATCGGCGTGGGGCACAAGCCGCACCCGGAGTACGATCTGGCGGATTGGGTGCTGTCCCGCTTTGGCGCGGAGGAGCAAAAGGCCATCGATAAGGCCTGCGCGGACGCGGTGGAAGCCGCGGCCTGCATCATTGCAGAAGGCTGTCCCGCCGCCGCGCAAAAATTCAACGGCAAACGAATGTAG
- the iolE gene encoding myo-inosose-2 dehydratase, with the protein MKNVQIGVHPINWCNDDMTDPLLGDGYSFYDIIDQAAAAGYAGIENSRKFPRDAKTLRPEFDKRGLQLTSGWCDTMFACRELRDEYFEALKEKAKFFLDMGAQYVIAAEGTNSSCWDPREYRATKGVQKLNEEEWKLFTDGLNQAGRFCKDNGLRLVYHVHTGTCVETYEETQKLCDMTDPAYVNLLADTGHLCFCGVDIPTFYDHFADRIQYVHLKNIRPLVLQVVRAFGIDFNNAVKLGIFTVPGDEGAVDFKTVFDILDRHGFAGWMLVEAEQYLATPTALDFAKIARDYIRETAGV; encoded by the coding sequence ATGAAAAACGTACAGATCGGCGTGCATCCGATCAACTGGTGCAACGACGATATGACCGATCCGCTGCTGGGCGACGGCTACTCTTTCTACGATATTATCGATCAAGCGGCCGCCGCGGGCTACGCCGGTATTGAAAACAGCCGCAAATTTCCCCGCGACGCCAAGACGCTGCGGCCCGAATTTGACAAGCGCGGCCTACAGCTCACCTCCGGCTGGTGCGATACGATGTTCGCCTGCCGCGAGCTGCGCGACGAATACTTTGAAGCGCTCAAGGAAAAGGCGAAGTTTTTCCTCGATATGGGCGCGCAATATGTGATTGCGGCGGAAGGCACCAATTCCTCCTGCTGGGACCCGCGCGAATACCGCGCGACCAAGGGCGTGCAAAAGCTAAACGAAGAGGAATGGAAGCTTTTTACGGACGGACTGAATCAGGCGGGCCGCTTTTGCAAGGACAACGGGCTGCGCCTCGTCTATCACGTGCACACCGGGACCTGCGTGGAAACGTATGAGGAAACGCAAAAGCTGTGCGATATGACCGATCCCGCCTATGTCAACCTGCTGGCGGATACCGGACACCTGTGCTTCTGCGGCGTGGACATCCCCACGTTCTACGATCATTTTGCCGATCGCATCCAGTATGTGCACCTGAAAAACATACGCCCGCTCGTATTGCAGGTCGTGCGCGCGTTCGGCATCGATTTTAACAACGCGGTCAAGCTTGGTATTTTCACCGTGCCCGGGGACGAGGGCGCGGTCGATTTTAAGACCGTGTTCGATATTCTTGACCGCCACGGCTTTGCAGGCTGGATGCTGGTCGAAGCCGAGCAATATTTGGCCACGCCCACCGCGCTTGACTTTGCAAAAATAGCGCGCGATTACATCCGCGAAACCGCGGGCGTATAA
- a CDS encoding sugar phosphate isomerase/epimerase family protein, whose translation MKISCSSQSLDHLFMQNQCTLFDFADYCAEELGISFIEVEDKHFASTDPAYIESLKAYFDKKRLRVCNIAFDCSFGYPTPEQNRAQVERAKAWMPIGKALGSPHFRLFAGWMGGPDPEIHKKGPAVLKPETAWAEMVACVQELCDYAKALDLSIVIENHNHGGFLSASKDVLRLFGQTNRDNLSLLLDTGNYVDGLDGIRATVQLVAAHAHLKINEVAEDGHDTLYDLPAILDILTAAGFDGTLSIEYEGEQDEKIYIKKVTEYVRRYLSK comes from the coding sequence ATGAAAATCAGTTGCAGCTCCCAGTCTCTCGACCACCTTTTTATGCAGAACCAGTGCACGCTGTTTGATTTTGCCGATTACTGCGCCGAGGAGCTGGGCATTTCTTTCATTGAGGTAGAGGATAAGCATTTTGCATCGACCGATCCCGCGTATATCGAAAGCCTGAAAGCCTATTTTGACAAAAAGCGGCTGCGCGTGTGCAATATCGCCTTTGATTGCAGCTTCGGCTACCCGACGCCCGAGCAGAACCGCGCGCAGGTGGAGCGCGCCAAGGCGTGGATGCCCATCGGCAAGGCGCTCGGCAGCCCGCATTTTCGCCTGTTCGCGGGCTGGATGGGCGGTCCCGATCCCGAGATCCATAAAAAGGGGCCCGCCGTACTGAAACCAGAAACCGCTTGGGCGGAAATGGTCGCGTGTGTACAGGAGCTCTGCGACTATGCTAAGGCGCTCGATTTGTCCATCGTCATTGAAAACCATAACCACGGCGGCTTCCTTTCCGCTTCCAAGGATGTGCTGCGGCTGTTTGGACAGACAAACCGCGACAACCTGAGCCTGCTGCTCGATACCGGTAACTACGTGGACGGTTTGGACGGTATTCGCGCCACCGTGCAGCTCGTCGCCGCGCACGCCCACCTGAAAATCAACGAGGTGGCGGAGGACGGCCACGACACCCTGTACGACCTGCCCGCGATCCTCGATATCCTGACTGCCGCCGGATTCGACGGCACGCTGTCCATCGAGTACGAGGGCGAACAGGACGAAAAGATCTACATTAAAAAGGTAACCGAGTATGTGCGCCGGTATTTGAGCAAGTGA
- a CDS encoding Gfo/Idh/MocA family protein — protein MKIGIIGVGNMGRLHAGLIQSNPRLELYGMTDMNVARAKEAAAAFGCAAFDSVEALLASEADMVFITVPNTSHGPLCVAALQAGKHVFVEKPLATELKDAEHIRALQAQTGLHVFVGYNRRFAPVYLEAKRTVSQPDFKPANVNIIQNDGDMQNPAWLTDIAMTGGFMYDTTVHFLDMARYLLGDITELRALGEASFYPIEDNFAVQLKFKSGAFGVISTCGHASWISPFERVQVVGDHKSVITEELDSYRYSSGLGAVVEGKQYATLEHNVKWGYAQMHDHMFNECIFGGASPQNSVDDGYKVVELIEACYESAKAGGSIIRFDA, from the coding sequence ATGAAAATTGGCATTATCGGCGTAGGCAACATGGGCCGGCTCCACGCGGGCCTGATCCAATCCAACCCACGCCTAGAACTCTATGGCATGACCGACATGAACGTTGCCCGCGCGAAAGAGGCCGCCGCCGCCTTTGGCTGCGCCGCCTTTGATTCGGTCGAAGCGCTGCTTGCCTCCGAAGCGGACATGGTGTTTATCACCGTGCCCAATACCTCGCACGGTCCGCTTTGCGTCGCGGCGCTGCAAGCCGGCAAGCATGTTTTTGTCGAAAAGCCGCTGGCGACCGAGCTCAAGGACGCGGAGCATATCCGCGCCTTGCAGGCCCAAACCGGCCTGCACGTGTTCGTCGGCTACAACAGGCGTTTCGCGCCCGTTTATCTGGAAGCGAAGCGCACGGTCAGCCAGCCGGACTTCAAACCTGCGAACGTCAACATCATCCAAAACGACGGCGATATGCAAAATCCCGCGTGGCTGACCGACATCGCCATGACCGGCGGCTTCATGTATGACACCACCGTGCACTTTCTGGATATGGCCCGCTATCTGCTGGGCGATATCACCGAGCTGCGCGCGCTCGGCGAAGCGTCGTTCTACCCCATCGAGGACAACTTTGCCGTGCAGCTGAAATTCAAAAGCGGCGCGTTCGGCGTCATTTCCACCTGCGGGCACGCCTCGTGGATCTCGCCCTTCGAGCGGGTGCAGGTCGTCGGCGATCACAAAAGCGTGATCACCGAGGAGCTGGACAGTTACCGATATTCCTCCGGCCTCGGCGCGGTGGTGGAGGGCAAGCAGTATGCCACGTTGGAGCACAATGTGAAATGGGGCTACGCGCAAATGCACGACCATATGTTTAACGAATGCATTTTCGGCGGCGCTTCGCCCCAAAACAGCGTGGACGACGGATACAAGGTAGTTGAACTGATCGAAGCCTGCTACGAATCCGCCAAGGCAGGCGGCTCGATCATCCGGTTCGATGCGTGA
- a CDS encoding PIG-L deacetylase family protein gives MNVLAVVAHPDDADLWCGGTLKKYAEQGHTVSILVATNGRTGTHCKVDDQELIARREKEQLAAASLYPAAVQFLRLDDGELFNDRDTRRLMIDAMRRAQPDVILTHDPCDGNVDHHTVGAIVQDSIVYLPLENVRVQTPALQRQPTVFLMDTYAGVGPMPTAFVDITDQFETKRQALLCHRSQLTAETSWEEMLEVQGKFRGMQAGFRYAEAFKGFQLFDSMPDYKLLP, from the coding sequence ATGAATGTGCTTGCAGTTGTGGCCCATCCGGACGACGCCGACCTGTGGTGCGGCGGCACCTTGAAAAAATATGCGGAGCAAGGCCATACCGTGTCCATCCTCGTCGCCACAAACGGCCGGACAGGGACGCACTGTAAAGTGGACGATCAGGAATTGATCGCCCGCCGTGAAAAAGAGCAGCTTGCGGCGGCAAGCCTGTATCCCGCAGCGGTACAGTTTTTGCGTTTGGACGACGGGGAGCTGTTCAACGACCGAGACACCCGCCGCCTCATGATCGACGCCATGCGCCGCGCGCAGCCCGATGTGATTTTAACGCATGATCCTTGCGACGGAAACGTCGATCACCACACGGTCGGAGCAATCGTACAGGATAGCATCGTCTATCTTCCGCTGGAAAACGTGCGTGTGCAAACGCCGGCGCTCCAACGGCAGCCCACCGTTTTTCTGATGGATACCTATGCCGGCGTCGGGCCGATGCCCACCGCTTTCGTAGATATCACAGACCAATTTGAAACCAAAAGGCAAGCTTTGCTGTGCCACCGCTCACAGCTCACGGCGGAAACCTCTTGGGAGGAAATGCTTGAGGTGCAGGGAAAATTCCGCGGCATGCAGGCCGGTTTCCGATACGCGGAAGCCTTTAAAGGCTTTCAGCTGTTTGATTCCATGCCGGATTATAAGCTGCTGCCGTAA
- a CDS encoding sugar ABC transporter substrate-binding protein, with product MKRLTVIAATLSLILSLGACSSTPPAADTPDDTPKENTGGYTVGYANLADSDVNCRLTKEFFLEYAKEYDGMEVLASDAQNQIEKQIADIENFVAQKVNVVIALPLDYEALVPAVKAANDAAIPFIAFRAKIADGDYLYCGSNDEEAGRLQAEYCIENLPENANILYMSGTLGMNHTTLRMNGFKNLLGEKRPDVTILSEQDGNYDRAKGMQIAEDWIQSFDQFDAIVCANDQMALGAVEALKGARRLDGVMVLGVDAVDDALQAIDAGEMVMSAYQNANAQAKACAEMASKLAKGESVEDTYIPFEPITKENVKDYLQ from the coding sequence ATGAAACGACTCACCGTTATCGCCGCCACGCTATCGCTCATCCTCTCTCTAGGCGCCTGCTCATCCACGCCGCCCGCAGCAGACACGCCGGACGATACCCCAAAAGAAAACACCGGCGGCTATACCGTCGGCTATGCAAACTTGGCCGATTCCGATGTCAACTGCCGTTTGACAAAAGAGTTTTTCCTTGAATACGCCAAGGAGTACGACGGCATGGAGGTGCTAGCATCCGACGCGCAGAATCAGATTGAAAAGCAGATTGCGGATATTGAGAACTTTGTCGCGCAAAAGGTCAACGTCGTGATCGCCCTGCCGCTGGACTACGAAGCGCTCGTGCCCGCGGTGAAGGCCGCGAATGACGCGGCTATCCCATTTATTGCTTTCCGCGCAAAAATAGCGGATGGCGACTACCTATACTGCGGCTCCAACGACGAGGAGGCCGGCCGGCTGCAAGCCGAATACTGCATCGAAAACTTGCCGGAAAACGCCAACATCCTGTATATGTCCGGCACACTCGGTATGAACCACACCACGCTGCGCATGAACGGTTTTAAGAATCTACTGGGAGAAAAGCGGCCCGATGTGACGATCCTATCCGAGCAGGACGGCAACTACGACCGCGCCAAGGGCATGCAGATCGCAGAGGACTGGATTCAAAGTTTCGATCAGTTCGACGCCATTGTATGCGCAAACGATCAGATGGCTTTGGGCGCCGTCGAAGCGCTCAAGGGCGCGCGGCGGCTGGACGGCGTCATGGTGCTCGGCGTTGACGCAGTGGACGACGCGCTGCAGGCGATCGACGCGGGCGAAATGGTGATGAGCGCCTACCAGAACGCAAACGCACAGGCCAAGGCCTGCGCCGAAATGGCAAGCAAGCTGGCTAAAGGCGAGTCCGTAGAGGATACCTACATTCCATTTGAACCCATTACAAAGGAAAATGTAAAGGACTATTTGCAATAA
- a CDS encoding ABC transporter permease — translation MSAASTITKTKLTEIFRKFGIYLILLLMIVVSSLLNSKFLTPANITNIMRQIVVIMLIACGEQLVITGGDIDLSPGSVVALAGCIGTSVFVTTNSVLLAIFASILIGGLCGLFSGFVLTRYGIPAFIVTLAVQTSARGLALVFTNGVPISNLDRLTVLGQGYIGLIPIPVIILAIVLFITWFIMSRRPLGRYIYAIGGNESAAIASGINVKKVKMLSYLTNGCFVGLAGIILMARVNSGQPAIGVGYEFDGITACVVGGISLSGGSGSIIGTIAGGLIVGIINNMLNLQNVSAYYQQIVKGLVILIAVIIDVKSKKSTSKSF, via the coding sequence ATGAGCGCAGCATCAACGATAACCAAAACAAAGCTTACAGAAATATTCCGTAAATTCGGTATTTATCTGATTTTGCTATTGATGATCGTGGTTTCATCACTTTTGAACAGCAAATTCCTTACCCCAGCCAATATCACCAACATCATGCGGCAGATCGTCGTCATCATGCTGATCGCCTGCGGCGAACAGCTCGTCATTACCGGCGGCGACATCGACCTTTCTCCCGGCTCGGTCGTTGCGCTGGCGGGCTGCATCGGCACTTCGGTCTTTGTAACGACGAACAGCGTCCTTCTGGCCATTTTCGCCTCGATCCTGATCGGCGGCCTATGCGGCTTGTTCAGCGGTTTTGTACTGACGCGCTATGGTATTCCCGCGTTTATCGTTACCTTGGCGGTGCAAACCAGCGCGCGCGGGCTTGCCCTGGTATTCACAAATGGCGTTCCTATTTCAAATCTCGACCGGCTGACCGTATTGGGGCAGGGCTATATCGGTTTGATCCCCATCCCCGTCATCATTTTGGCCATCGTCCTTTTCATTACGTGGTTTATTATGAGCAGACGGCCGCTTGGGCGCTACATTTATGCGATTGGCGGCAACGAAAGCGCCGCGATCGCCTCCGGCATCAATGTGAAAAAGGTAAAAATGCTATCCTATCTCACCAACGGCTGCTTTGTAGGCCTTGCAGGCATCATTCTGATGGCCCGCGTCAACTCCGGCCAGCCGGCCATCGGCGTAGGCTATGAATTCGACGGCATTACGGCCTGCGTGGTCGGCGGCATCAGCCTCAGCGGCGGCTCCGGCAGCATTATCGGCACCATCGCGGGCGGCCTGATCGTCGGCATCATCAACAATATGCTCAATTTGCAGAACGTTTCCGCGTACTATCAACAGATCGTCAAGGGGCTGGTCATCCTGATCGCGGTTATCATTGACGTGAAAAGCAAAAAATCAACGAGCAAATCGTTTTGA